One region of Enterobacter ludwigii genomic DNA includes:
- the ftsL gene encoding cell division protein FtsL gives MISRVTETLSKVKDSLGSNERHALPGVIGDDLLRFGKLPLCLFICIIVTAVTVVTTAHHTRLLTAQREQMVLERDALDIEWRNLILEENALGDHSRVERIATEKLQLQHVDPSQENIVVQK, from the coding sequence ATGATCAGCAGAGTGACAGAGACCCTAAGCAAAGTTAAGGATTCGTTAGGAAGCAACGAGCGCCATGCCTTGCCTGGCGTGATCGGCGACGATCTTTTGCGGTTTGGGAAGCTGCCACTCTGCTTGTTCATTTGCATCATTGTGACGGCAGTAACGGTGGTCACCACAGCCCACCACACTCGTTTATTAACTGCGCAGCGCGAGCAGATGGTACTGGAACGCGATGCGCTGGATATTGAATGGCGAAATCTGATCCTTGAAGAAAACGCGCTCGGCGATCACAGCCGGGTTGAACGGATCGCAACGGAAAAGCTGCAACTGCAGCATGTTGATCCTTCCCAGGAAAATATCGTAGTACAAAAATAA
- a CDS encoding peptidoglycan glycosyltransferase FtsI, translating into MKAAAKTLKPKRQEEQANFVSWRFALLCGCILLALGFLLGRVAWLQIVAPDMLVRQGDMRSLRVQEVSTSRGMITDRSGRPLAVSVPVKAIWADPKELHDAGGITLDNRWKALSDALKMPLDQLASRVNANPKGRFIYLARQVNPDMADYIRKLKLPGIHLREESRRYYPSGEVTAHLIGFTNVDSQGIEGVEKSFDKWLTGQPGERIVRKDRYGRVIEDISSTDSQAAHNLALSIDERLQALVYRELNNAVAFNKAESGSAVLVDVSTGEVLAMANSPSYNPNNFTGTAKDAMRNRAITDVFEPGSTVKPMVVMTALQRGIVNENTVLNTIPYRINGHEIKDVARYSELTLTGVLQKSSNVGVSKLALAMPSSALVETYSRFGLGKATNLGLVGERSGLYPQKQRWSDIERATFSFGYGLMVTPLQLARVYATIGSYGVYRPLSITKVDPPVPGERIFPESIVRTVVHMMESVALPGGGGVKAAIKGYRIAIKTGTAKKVGPDGRYINKYIAYTAGVAPASNPRFALVVVINDPQAGKYYGGAVSAPVFGAIMGGVLRTMNIEPDALATGEKSEFVINQGEGTGGRS; encoded by the coding sequence ATGAAAGCAGCGGCAAAAACGCTAAAACCAAAACGTCAGGAAGAACAGGCCAACTTTGTCAGTTGGCGTTTTGCGTTGCTTTGCGGCTGCATTTTACTGGCACTGGGTTTTCTGCTGGGACGCGTGGCATGGTTACAAATCGTCGCGCCTGACATGCTGGTACGTCAGGGCGATATGCGCTCTCTGCGTGTCCAGGAGGTCTCGACTTCCCGCGGGATGATCACTGACCGCTCAGGCCGTCCGTTGGCGGTGAGTGTGCCGGTCAAAGCGATCTGGGCTGACCCGAAAGAGCTGCACGATGCTGGGGGGATCACCCTCGATAACCGCTGGAAAGCGCTCTCCGATGCTCTGAAAATGCCGCTGGACCAGCTTGCCTCCCGCGTCAACGCTAACCCGAAAGGGCGTTTTATCTATCTGGCGCGTCAGGTGAACCCTGACATGGCTGACTACATTCGCAAACTGAAGCTGCCGGGCATTCATCTTCGTGAGGAATCCCGCCGTTATTACCCTTCCGGCGAAGTAACTGCTCACCTCATTGGCTTCACTAACGTCGATAGCCAGGGGATTGAGGGCGTTGAAAAAAGTTTCGATAAGTGGCTCACCGGCCAGCCGGGCGAGCGAATCGTGCGTAAAGACCGCTATGGTCGCGTGATCGAAGATATCTCGTCCACGGACAGCCAGGCGGCACACAACCTGGCGCTGAGTATTGATGAGCGCTTGCAGGCGCTGGTCTACCGCGAGCTGAACAATGCTGTGGCTTTCAACAAAGCGGAGTCAGGTAGCGCCGTGCTGGTGGATGTCAGCACGGGCGAAGTGCTGGCGATGGCCAACAGTCCATCCTACAACCCGAACAACTTTACCGGCACCGCAAAAGACGCGATGCGTAACCGGGCGATCACCGACGTGTTCGAGCCGGGCTCGACGGTGAAACCGATGGTGGTGATGACGGCGCTGCAGCGAGGCATCGTCAATGAAAACACGGTTCTGAACACGATCCCTTACCGTATTAACGGCCACGAGATTAAAGACGTGGCACGCTACAGCGAATTAACCCTGACCGGGGTGTTACAGAAGTCGAGTAACGTCGGTGTTTCAAAACTGGCGTTAGCGATGCCGTCCTCAGCGTTAGTAGAGACTTACTCACGTTTTGGACTGGGAAAGGCGACCAATTTGGGGTTGGTCGGAGAACGCAGTGGCTTATATCCTCAAAAACAACGGTGGTCTGACATAGAGAGGGCCACCTTCTCTTTCGGCTACGGGCTAATGGTAACCCCGTTACAGTTAGCGCGAGTCTACGCAACGATTGGCAGCTACGGCGTTTATCGTCCGCTGTCGATTACCAAAGTTGATCCACCGGTTCCTGGAGAGAGAATCTTCCCGGAATCTATCGTTCGTACCGTTGTGCATATGATGGAAAGCGTGGCACTGCCTGGTGGCGGTGGCGTAAAAGCGGCGATCAAAGGCTATCGTATCGCCATAAAAACCGGTACGGCGAAAAAAGTGGGGCCAGACGGCCGCTATATCAACAAATACATTGCCTACACCGCAGGCGTTGCGCCTGCAAGCAATCCGCGTTTTGCGCTGGTGGTCGTCATTAACGATCCACAGGCGGGTAAATACTACGGCGGCGCCGTCTCCGCGCCTGTGTTCGGGGCCATCATGGGCGGCGTATTGCGCACCATGAATATTGAACCGGATGCGCTGGCGACGGGCGAAAAAAGTGAATTTGTAATTAATCAAGGCGAGGGTACAGGTGGCAGATCGTAA
- the murE gene encoding UDP-N-acetylmuramoyl-L-alanyl-D-glutamate--2,6-diaminopimelate ligase: MADRNLRDLLAPWVPNAPERALREMVLDSRVAASGDLFVAVVGHQADGRRYIPQAIAQGVAAIIAEAKDEATDGEIREMHGVPVIYLSQLNERLSALAGRFYHEPSDQLRLVGVTGTNGKTTTTQLMAQWAQLLGETGAVMGTVGNGLLGKVSPTENTTGSAVDVQHVLAGLAEQGATFAAMEVSSHGLVQHRVAALKFAASVFTNLSRDHLDYHGDMEHYEAAKWLLYSTHHCGQAIINADDEVGRRWLAKLPDAVAVSMEDHINPNCHGRWLKAVKVNYHDSGATILFTSSWGEGEIESRLMGAFNVSNLLLALATLLALGYPMAELLKTAERLQPVCGRMEVFSAPGKPTVVVDYAHTPDALEKALEAARLHCAGKLWCVFGCGGDRDKGKRPLMGAIAEQFADIPVVTDDNPRTEEPRAIINDILAGMLDAGRARVVEGRAEAVTNTIMQAQENDVVLLAGKGHEDYQIVGNRRLDYSDRVTAARLLGVVA; this comes from the coding sequence GTGGCAGATCGTAATTTGCGCGACCTTCTCGCTCCGTGGGTGCCAAATGCACCGGAGCGAGCACTGCGAGAAATGGTACTGGACAGCCGCGTGGCTGCATCTGGCGATCTTTTTGTGGCGGTGGTCGGTCATCAGGCGGACGGGCGTCGTTATATCCCGCAGGCGATTGCGCAAGGTGTTGCTGCCATTATTGCTGAGGCCAAAGATGAGGCAACCGACGGTGAGATCCGTGAGATGCACGGGGTGCCGGTTATCTATCTCAGCCAGTTAAATGAGCGTCTTTCCGCGCTGGCGGGGCGTTTCTACCACGAACCTTCCGACCAATTACGTCTGGTTGGCGTGACGGGAACAAACGGAAAAACCACCACCACACAACTCATGGCGCAATGGGCGCAACTGCTGGGTGAAACCGGTGCGGTGATGGGTACCGTAGGTAACGGCCTGCTGGGTAAAGTGAGCCCGACGGAAAATACCACCGGATCAGCGGTTGATGTACAGCATGTCCTTGCTGGTCTGGCAGAGCAGGGGGCAACCTTTGCTGCAATGGAAGTTTCTTCGCATGGACTGGTACAGCACCGTGTGGCGGCGTTGAAATTTGCAGCCTCTGTGTTCACTAACCTGAGCCGCGATCACCTCGATTATCATGGTGATATGGAGCATTACGAAGCCGCAAAATGGCTGCTCTACTCCACGCACCACTGCGGACAGGCCATCATCAACGCCGATGACGAAGTGGGGCGTCGCTGGCTGGCTAAGCTGCCAGACGCGGTTGCGGTGTCAATGGAAGATCATATTAACCCTAACTGCCATGGTCGCTGGTTGAAGGCCGTTAAGGTGAACTACCACGATAGCGGTGCCACCATCCTCTTTACCTCTTCCTGGGGGGAAGGGGAAATTGAAAGCCGTCTGATGGGGGCGTTTAACGTCAGCAACCTGCTGCTGGCCCTGGCAACATTACTGGCGCTGGGCTATCCGATGGCTGAACTGCTGAAAACTGCCGAACGTCTGCAGCCGGTTTGTGGCCGCATGGAAGTGTTTAGCGCGCCAGGTAAACCGACCGTGGTCGTTGATTATGCCCACACGCCGGATGCGCTGGAAAAAGCGCTGGAAGCGGCGCGCCTGCACTGTGCCGGTAAACTCTGGTGCGTGTTTGGCTGCGGCGGCGATCGCGACAAAGGCAAACGTCCGTTGATGGGTGCCATTGCTGAGCAATTCGCGGATATTCCTGTCGTAACCGATGACAACCCGCGTACCGAAGAGCCGCGCGCCATTATCAACGATATTCTGGCTGGTATGCTGGACGCAGGTCGTGCGCGTGTTGTTGAAGGTCGTGCCGAAGCGGTAACGAACACCATCATGCAGGCGCAGGAAAATGACGTGGTGCTGCTGGCCGGTAAAGGCCATGAAGATTATCAGATTGTTGGCAATCGTCGTCTGGACTACTCGGACCGCGTAACGGCAGCACGTCTGCTGGGAGTGGTGGCATGA
- the murF gene encoding UDP-N-acetylmuramoyl-tripeptide--D-alanyl-D-alanine ligase: MISITLSQAATVLHGELLGQDLTIDAVTTDTRKVTAGCLFVALKGERFDAHDFAQQAKENGAGALLVSRKLAVDLPQIVVKDTRLAFGELAAWVRQQVPTRVVALTGSSGKTSVKEMTAAILSQCGNTLYTAGNLNNDVGVPMTLLRLTKEHEFAVIELGANHQGEIAWTVSLTRPEAALVNNLAAAHLEGFGSLEGVAKAKGEIYTGLPVDGIAIMNADNNDWLNWQSIIGSRKTWRFSPNAANSDFTATNIHVASHGTEFTLTTPTGGVDVLLPLPGRHNIANALAAAALSTAVGASHEAIKTGLANLKAVPGRLFPIQLADNKLLLDDSYNANVGSMTAAVQVLSEMPGYRIMVVGDMAELGDESEACHTQVGEAAKAAGLDCVLSAGKLSQAISQASGVGEHFADKAALIKRLNALIAEKQIVTVLVKGSRSAAMEEVVHALQENGTC; this comes from the coding sequence ATGATTAGCATCACGTTAAGTCAGGCTGCTACGGTACTGCACGGCGAATTGCTGGGTCAGGATCTGACCATTGACGCCGTGACGACCGACACCCGCAAAGTCACTGCAGGTTGTCTGTTTGTGGCGCTAAAAGGTGAGCGTTTTGACGCGCATGATTTTGCACAGCAGGCCAAAGAAAATGGCGCTGGTGCGCTGCTGGTTAGCCGTAAACTGGCTGTCGATCTGCCGCAGATTGTGGTGAAGGATACGCGTCTCGCTTTTGGCGAGCTGGCGGCATGGGTGCGACAGCAAGTCCCTACTCGTGTCGTGGCCCTGACCGGGTCCTCTGGCAAAACGTCCGTGAAAGAAATGACCGCAGCCATTCTAAGTCAGTGCGGAAATACGCTTTATACCGCAGGCAACCTCAATAATGACGTCGGCGTGCCGATGACATTACTTCGCCTGACCAAAGAGCACGAATTTGCTGTTATCGAGCTGGGGGCAAACCACCAGGGTGAAATTGCCTGGACCGTGAGTTTGACTCGCCCGGAAGCGGCGCTGGTGAATAACCTGGCGGCTGCGCATCTGGAAGGCTTTGGCTCGCTGGAAGGTGTGGCGAAAGCGAAAGGTGAGATCTATACCGGCCTGCCTGTTGACGGCATTGCCATTATGAATGCCGACAACAATGACTGGCTGAACTGGCAGAGCATTATTGGCTCGCGTAAAACCTGGCGCTTTTCGCCGAATGCGGCCAACAGTGATTTTACCGCAACCAATATTCATGTGGCGTCGCATGGCACGGAATTCACGCTCACTACCCCAACCGGGGGCGTCGATGTGCTGCTGCCACTGCCGGGTCGCCATAATATCGCCAATGCACTTGCGGCGGCGGCGTTGTCGACGGCGGTAGGTGCCTCGCATGAGGCGATTAAAACCGGGCTGGCAAATTTAAAAGCCGTACCGGGACGCTTGTTCCCTATCCAGCTTGCTGACAACAAACTGCTGCTGGATGACTCCTACAACGCGAACGTCGGTTCGATGACGGCTGCGGTGCAGGTGCTGTCTGAGATGCCGGGCTACCGCATCATGGTAGTGGGTGATATGGCTGAGCTGGGCGACGAAAGCGAAGCCTGCCACACCCAGGTCGGTGAAGCGGCGAAAGCGGCGGGACTGGACTGCGTATTGAGCGCAGGAAAACTGAGCCAGGCGATTAGCCAGGCCAGCGGCGTTGGTGAGCATTTTGCCGATAAAGCTGCGTTGATTAAACGCCTCAACGCGTTGATTGCAGAAAAACAAATTGTGACAGTACTTGTGAAAGGTTCACGTAGTGCCGCCATGGAAGAGGTTGTGCACGCATTACAGGAGAACGGGACATGTTAG
- the mraY gene encoding phospho-N-acetylmuramoyl-pentapeptide-transferase — MLVWLAEHLVKYYSGFNVFSYLTFRAIVSLLTALFISLWMGPRMIARLQKLSFGQVVRNDGPESHFSKRGTPTMGGIMILTAIVVSVLLWAYPSNPYVWCVLTVLIGYGIIGFVDDYRKVVRKDTKGLIARWKYFWMSVIALGVAFALYLAGKDTPATELVVPFFKDVMPQLGLFYILLAYFVIVGTGNAVNLTDGLDGLAIMPTVFVAAGFALVAWATGNMNFANYLHIPYLRHAGELVIVCTAIVGAGLGFLWFNTYPAQVFMGDVGSLALGGALGIIAVLLRQEFLLVIMGGVFVVETLSVILQVGSFKLRGQRIFRMAPIHHHYELKGWPEPRVIVRFWIISLMLVLIGLATLKVR, encoded by the coding sequence ATGTTAGTTTGGCTGGCCGAGCATTTGGTCAAATATTACTCAGGCTTTAACGTCTTTTCCTATCTGACGTTTCGCGCCATTGTCAGCCTGCTGACTGCGCTGTTCATCTCGTTGTGGATGGGTCCGCGCATGATTGCCCGTCTGCAAAAACTCTCTTTTGGCCAGGTTGTGCGTAACGATGGTCCGGAGTCGCACTTCAGCAAACGTGGTACCCCTACCATGGGTGGGATCATGATCCTGACTGCCATCGTGGTATCAGTATTGCTGTGGGCGTACCCGTCAAACCCGTACGTCTGGTGTGTGCTGACCGTCCTGATTGGCTACGGCATTATTGGCTTTGTCGATGACTACCGCAAAGTGGTGCGTAAAGACACCAAGGGCCTGATCGCCCGCTGGAAGTACTTCTGGATGTCGGTGATTGCGCTGGGCGTAGCCTTTGCGCTGTACCTGGCTGGAAAAGACACACCGGCCACCGAGCTGGTGGTACCGTTCTTTAAAGACGTGATGCCGCAACTTGGGTTGTTCTACATCCTGCTGGCGTATTTCGTCATTGTTGGCACCGGTAACGCCGTCAACCTGACCGATGGACTGGATGGTCTGGCGATTATGCCAACCGTCTTCGTGGCCGCGGGTTTTGCGCTGGTAGCGTGGGCGACCGGTAACATGAACTTTGCCAACTATTTGCACATTCCTTATCTGCGACACGCGGGTGAGCTGGTGATCGTCTGTACGGCGATCGTCGGTGCGGGACTGGGCTTCCTGTGGTTCAACACCTACCCGGCGCAGGTCTTTATGGGTGATGTTGGTTCCCTGGCTTTGGGCGGTGCGCTCGGCATCATTGCCGTTCTGCTGCGTCAGGAGTTCCTGCTGGTGATCATGGGGGGGGTGTTTGTGGTTGAAACCCTGTCGGTGATTTTGCAGGTCGGTTCCTTCAAGCTGCGTGGTCAGCGCATCTTCCGTATGGCACCGATCCACCACCACTATGAACTGAAAGGCTGGCCGGAACCGCGCGTCATTGTGCGCTTCTGGATTATTTCGCTGATGCTGGTGCTGATTGGCCTGGCAACGCTGAAGGTACGTTAA
- the murD gene encoding UDP-N-acetylmuramoyl-L-alanine--D-glutamate ligase, with amino-acid sequence MADYQGKKVVIIGLGLTGLSCVDFFLARGVTPRVMDTRVSPPGLDKLPEQVERHLGGLNDDWLLAADLIVASPGMALAHPSLSAAADAGVEIVGDIELFCREAQAPVIAITGSNGKSTVTTLVGEMAKAAGMNVGVGGNIGLPALMLLDKGCELYVLELSSFQLETTSSLHAAAATILNVTEDHMDRYPFGLQQYRAAKLRVYENAKVCVVNADDALTMPVRGADERCISFGITMGDYHLNRQQGETWLRVKGEKVLNVKEMKLSGQHNYTNALAALALADAVGLPRSSSLKALTTFSGLAHRFQLALEHNGVRWINDSKATNVGSTEAALNGLHVDGTLHLLLGGDGKSADFSSLKQYVTGDNIRLYCFGRDGSELAELRPEVAEQTETMEQAMHLIAPRVKPGDMVLLSPACASLDQFKNFEQRGDVFTRLAKELG; translated from the coding sequence ATGGCAGATTACCAGGGCAAAAAAGTCGTTATCATCGGGTTGGGCCTTACCGGCCTTTCCTGCGTGGACTTTTTCCTCGCACGCGGCGTGACGCCACGGGTGATGGATACGCGTGTCTCCCCGCCGGGTCTGGACAAGCTGCCGGAACAGGTTGAACGCCACCTTGGTGGTCTGAATGATGACTGGTTGCTGGCAGCCGATCTTATTGTCGCCAGCCCGGGTATGGCCCTGGCGCATCCGTCACTGAGCGCTGCTGCTGATGCGGGCGTTGAGATTGTCGGCGATATCGAACTGTTCTGCCGCGAAGCACAGGCACCGGTTATTGCCATTACCGGTTCTAACGGCAAAAGCACCGTAACCACGCTGGTGGGTGAGATGGCGAAAGCTGCAGGCATGAACGTAGGGGTAGGCGGTAATATCGGCCTGCCAGCGCTGATGCTGCTGGACAAAGGCTGTGAACTATATGTCCTCGAGCTTTCCAGCTTCCAGCTGGAAACGACCTCCAGCCTGCACGCTGCCGCTGCGACGATCCTTAACGTGACCGAAGATCATATGGACAGATATCCATTTGGTCTGCAGCAGTACCGTGCCGCCAAGCTGCGCGTGTATGAAAATGCCAAAGTTTGTGTGGTCAATGCGGATGACGCGCTGACCATGCCAGTGCGTGGGGCGGATGAACGCTGCATTAGCTTCGGTATTACCATGGGTGATTACCACCTGAACCGTCAGCAAGGGGAAACCTGGCTGCGGGTAAAAGGTGAGAAAGTGCTGAACGTCAAAGAGATGAAACTCTCCGGTCAGCATAACTATACCAATGCCCTGGCAGCACTGGCGCTGGCGGATGCGGTAGGTTTACCGCGCTCTTCCAGCCTGAAAGCGTTGACCACGTTTTCCGGTCTGGCGCATCGTTTCCAGCTGGCGCTGGAGCATAACGGCGTTCGCTGGATTAACGACTCCAAAGCTACCAATGTGGGCAGCACTGAGGCTGCGCTGAACGGCCTGCACGTTGACGGCACGCTGCATCTGCTGTTGGGCGGCGACGGTAAGTCAGCCGATTTCTCCTCCCTGAAGCAGTATGTTACTGGCGATAACATTCGTCTCTACTGCTTTGGTCGTGACGGCAGTGAACTGGCTGAACTGCGCCCTGAGGTAGCCGAGCAAACCGAAACCATGGAACAGGCTATGCATCTTATTGCCCCACGTGTGAAGCCTGGCGATATGGTACTGCTCTCTCCGGCGTGCGCCAGTCTCGACCAATTCAAGAATTTCGAACAGCGTGGTGATGTCTTTACCCGCCTGGCGAAGGAGTTAGGCTGA
- the ftsW gene encoding cell division protein FtsW, producing MRLSLPRLRMPRLPGFGILVWLFAALKGWVMGSRQKDNDSLIMYDRTLFWLTLGLAAVGFIMVTSASMPVGQRLANDPFLFAKRDGLYIILAFCLALVTLRLPMEFWQRHSTAMLIASIIMLLIVLVVGSSVNGASRWIAFGPLRIQPAEFTKLSLFCYLANYLVRKVDEVRNNLRGFLKPMGVILVLAVLLLAQPDLGTVVVLFVTTLAMLFLAGAKLWQFIAIIGMGISAVVLLILAEPYRIRRVTSFWNPWEDPFGSGYQLTQSLMAFGRGEVWGQGLGNSVQKLEYLPEAHTDFIFSIIAEELGYIGVVLALLMVFFVAFRAMSIGRKALEIDHRFSGFLACSIGIWFSFQALVNVGAAAGMLPTKGLTLPLISYGGSSLLIMSTAIMFLLRIDYETRLEKAQAFTRGSR from the coding sequence ATGCGTTTATCTCTCCCTCGCCTGAGAATGCCGCGCCTGCCAGGATTTGGGATCCTGGTGTGGTTGTTTGCGGCACTGAAAGGCTGGGTGATGGGCTCTCGTCAAAAAGATAACGACAGCCTGATCATGTACGATCGCACGCTGTTCTGGCTCACGCTGGGGCTGGCAGCTGTCGGTTTTATTATGGTGACATCGGCCTCAATGCCTGTTGGACAGCGTCTGGCGAACGATCCTTTCCTGTTTGCCAAGCGTGATGGTCTGTACATCATCCTGGCATTCTGCCTGGCGTTGGTGACTTTACGTCTGCCGATGGAGTTCTGGCAGCGGCACAGTACGGCAATGCTGATTGCTTCGATCATCATGCTGCTGATCGTTCTGGTGGTGGGGAGCTCCGTAAACGGGGCATCGCGCTGGATTGCCTTTGGCCCGCTGCGTATTCAGCCTGCGGAATTTACCAAGCTCTCCCTGTTCTGCTACCTGGCTAACTACCTGGTGCGTAAAGTGGATGAAGTGCGTAACAATCTGCGCGGCTTCTTAAAACCGATGGGCGTGATTCTGGTGCTGGCGGTATTACTGCTGGCGCAGCCTGACCTGGGTACCGTTGTTGTACTGTTTGTTACCACCCTCGCCATGCTGTTCCTGGCGGGCGCAAAGCTGTGGCAGTTCATCGCCATCATCGGCATGGGTATTTCGGCGGTCGTGCTGCTGATCCTCGCCGAGCCTTATCGTATCCGCCGTGTGACATCCTTCTGGAACCCGTGGGAAGACCCGTTCGGCAGCGGTTATCAGCTGACTCAGTCGTTGATGGCCTTTGGACGTGGTGAGGTCTGGGGGCAAGGCCTGGGCAATTCCGTTCAAAAGCTGGAGTATTTACCGGAAGCGCATACTGACTTCATCTTCTCCATTATTGCGGAAGAACTGGGTTATATCGGTGTGGTATTAGCGCTATTAATGGTATTCTTCGTCGCTTTCCGCGCCATGTCTATTGGCCGAAAAGCGCTGGAAATCGATCACCGTTTCTCAGGTTTCTTAGCCTGCTCAATTGGTATCTGGTTTAGTTTCCAGGCATTGGTTAACGTCGGGGCCGCAGCAGGTATGCTGCCGACCAAAGGCCTGACGTTGCCGTTGATCAGTTATGGTGGTTCGAGTCTGTTGATCATGTCGACAGCCATCATGTTTTTGTTACGCATAGATTATGAGACGCGTCTGGAGAAAGCCCAGGCGTTTACACGAGGTTCACGATGA
- the murG gene encoding undecaprenyldiphospho-muramoylpentapeptide beta-N-acetylglucosaminyltransferase, with the protein MNQPKRLMVMAGGTGGHVFPGLAVAHHLMDQGWQVRWLGTADRMEADLVPKHGIEIDFIRISGLRGKGIKALLLAPVRIFNAWRQARTIMKRFKPDVVLGMGGYVSGPGGLAAWSLGIPVVLHEQNGIAGLTNKWLAKIATKVMQAFPGAFPKADVVGNPVRVDVLALPLPDARLTGREGPVRVLVVGGSQGARILNQTMPQVAAKLGDAVTIWHQSGKGAQQTVEQAYAEAGQSQHNVTEFIDDMAAAYAWADVVVCRSGALTVSEIAAAGLPALFVPFQHKDRQQYWNALPLEKAGAAKIFEQPQFTADAVATTLAGWNRDVLLEMAERARATAIPDATERVAKEVSLAAQA; encoded by the coding sequence ATGAATCAACCGAAGCGGTTAATGGTGATGGCAGGCGGTACCGGGGGGCATGTGTTCCCGGGGCTGGCGGTTGCGCACCATTTAATGGATCAGGGCTGGCAGGTTCGCTGGCTTGGAACCGCAGACCGCATGGAAGCCGATCTGGTGCCGAAGCACGGGATCGAGATCGACTTTATTCGTATTTCTGGCCTGCGTGGCAAAGGTATAAAGGCGCTACTCCTGGCGCCGGTGCGGATTTTTAACGCCTGGCGTCAGGCGCGTACCATCATGAAGCGCTTTAAGCCGGATGTGGTACTGGGCATGGGCGGTTATGTGTCTGGTCCTGGCGGGCTGGCTGCATGGTCGTTAGGTATCCCTGTCGTATTGCATGAGCAGAACGGAATTGCCGGCCTGACTAACAAATGGCTGGCGAAAATTGCCACCAAAGTCATGCAGGCGTTTCCCGGCGCGTTCCCGAAAGCGGACGTCGTGGGTAACCCGGTTCGTGTGGATGTGCTGGCACTGCCGCTGCCGGATGCTCGCCTGACGGGCCGTGAAGGGCCGGTTCGTGTGCTGGTCGTCGGCGGTTCTCAGGGCGCGCGCATCTTAAACCAGACGATGCCGCAGGTTGCTGCAAAGCTGGGGGATGCCGTTACCATCTGGCACCAGAGCGGAAAAGGTGCTCAGCAGACCGTTGAGCAGGCTTACGCCGAAGCGGGGCAGTCGCAGCATAACGTTACGGAGTTTATTGATGACATGGCAGCAGCATACGCCTGGGCCGATGTCGTCGTTTGTCGCTCAGGCGCGCTGACGGTGAGCGAGATCGCCGCCGCCGGTTTACCCGCGCTGTTTGTGCCGTTCCAGCACAAAGACAGACAGCAGTACTGGAATGCGCTGCCGCTTGAGAAAGCGGGTGCCGCAAAAATATTTGAGCAGCCACAATTTACCGCCGATGCGGTCGCCACCACCCTGGCGGGCTGGAACAGAGACGTATTACTGGAGATGGCAGAACGCGCGCGCGCGACCGCTATTCCTGATGCGACGGAACGGGTGGCAAAAGAAGTGAGCCTGGCTGCCCAGGCTTAA